The nucleotide window CCCACTTCGGTAGCCCTCGAGTAATATGTTGATGATACTTTACACCATTTTGTGGACCTAGAAAACCTTCAAAATAACAATCTTGATGGCTTATTTTTCGATAGTTATATCACTATGCGATGATTGCACATAACTTGTATTTGTAAGATGAACACGATTATAAGAGTCAACTAAAATGAGGATATTAAGCCTACTATAAGCTCTTTACATGCTATGTAaggcataaaaaaaaatcaaaaaaagatatagatatatataaatattatatcaaacGTCCTTTGTATAAATTTATTCGTGATATGTTTCCTCACTTATTTCTTCAACATCCTCATCAAAGCCTTTGCGAATATTGCATATGTTAATCTTTATTGAATCTTTAATCTTTTATTGCAATTGTAATGCACCTCTTAGCTCCCGGTCACTCTTTGTCATTGTTATTGAGTATTCAAACTTTAATCTGCTAGTGCTACTTCTAACTTGCCAATTTGACTGGTCGAGTTGTTTTGATCTCTGCTAGTTCCTGTAGATCCCTTAGATGAAGGGACAAATCTTTTTCATTGTACAGTAGTCTCTCAAACATCTCACACCgcttaaactgggtggatgcCTATTGAAGTTACCCTTTGATTTATCTTCTATTTAGTTATCATCTCCAAGTAGGTTCTCATTACTTCTTTTTTCAATTggcatttcattaaaaaattaagtAGACAATCTACTATTGATAGAATTGATCATCATTAGTAAAAATTTGATAATTATTATCTTCTATAAAGTTTTTTTGAATGATctattggataaataagagaataatgATACTTGATTTCACtcgttctcttaagagttgagaaggcgctGCTCATCTCCTCGAGAGTTATACTTCATGCATTAAGTTATTACTAGTTTTCACCTACTCTTTACTTACACttctgtgttgaatctcgaattttgatgattaaattaactgatgaatttatgatataatccatatgttgaaaAAAGTGATGCACAACTAACTtcaaaaggtaaaacaattaaagctagaagaatcaaacgttggccTAGAGTCAGAAATCGAGCATCGAGCCGGAAGAATAAAATGTTACAACAAGATCAGATGGTACGGGGGTCAACATGCTAATGGATTGGGCGATATATTGAAGGTTTGGAGGACACATCGGAAGTTCTCCGAGAGTTCAAATAAACAAATGACAAGTCGGACAACTTAGATTTACTGTTTTGTAATTGTTTAAGTCTTTATTATcgaaattatgtcttaatttgagttagattTGGGTATACCATACTacttgattaggggccaattgaactTGAATAAGGGCTGAATTGGCCCTGCTGTTCAACTTATTCAATGATCTATAACAGGGTCTAACGGTGGAACTGCCGGAAGCTCAGCCTCCCAGGTATTATCTGGGTGGTATTATTGCCTGACAATCCTGCACTAGTGGTACTATAGCCAGTCTGAGCAGTACGACTATCTGACACAACTTAGAAGATTGTGtccgggtggtactatcgcccggACACAATTTTAAATATGATACTATTATGAAAAAAAGATAATGAATCAAACATTATCCTAAAGGCTCGTTCAATCATATGTACCAATCGGGTAGCTCTAGTATACCTTTCAATCGATTTTGATTAGGAATCGAAAGGACTTCGTTCGGATATACTCCTCAGCTAGTTTTACATAATCCGGACAAGATACTTTGGGTCCAGCCGTCTCAGGTCGACCGGGTTCGAAACACGATCATACATTGTGAAGGAAGCTAACTAGAAAATCTCGGTTGGGTTCAAATCGATGTGATCTTAATTGAACCGGGTTGGAACCATTCCTGCTGCCCTTGGTGACCATAAGACCATCTTAAACAAAACAAAACCGAgtgcttttgttttcttgttttcaaAAACACGGAAGCAAGAACGATGTTGGTGATCCGGAGCCGCTCGGTCACTTATGATGGATAGCGCTGGCTCCATCTACCCAGCTGAGGCAGGCACTCGAAGCTCGTCATGGCTGCCATGATCGTCCCTTCCGCCGCTGCAGTCGTGGTGAAGACCTTCACGCTGAGGAGGCGGCAGAATAGGAGAATTCTATGCGTCGGCTGGGCAAGTCAcctccctcttccttcttctttttttgggaGGAGGGTAATTATGGGTCCTTTCATCCGTTTTGCAGGACCCTGAAGGTATACTCGGGCCGCCCCAGCGTGGCCACATCGCGCGGCTCGATCTGAAGCGGCGGCTGGAGAAGGACGCGGTCGCCCGGGAGGCCTTCGACCGCCAGCTGCGAGAGGAGCGGGAGCAGCGCCGCAAGCGTCGAGAGGTCTCGGACGCATTTCCTCATCCGTCTCATGTGCTTTTTTCAGCTGCTTCGGTTGAGCTCTCGCTCATCATTCTTTGTTCTGTGCTGTGCTTGTCGCTAGGCTCGTGTGGTGCCGGAGACGACCGAGGGACTGATAGAGTACTTTCTAGACAGTGAAGCGCGGGACATCGAGGTGGAGATCGGGAGGTTGCGGCCCCGGTGAGCTGCTGACTGCTGTCCTTTTTGATCTATGACCATTTAATGCAGTGAACAGAATTAGCCAAGTCTCTGCCATTTCATGTTGGCTATCAGATGGCTAATGCAGCTCTCCTTTCTCTTTTTCCTCGATTTTGATATCTGAAAGGAAAATGATTCAGTAAAAGCATGAATAGATTAGATGGAGTTACCAAGTTTGAAGTGGACAAAGATGAATATAGCATTTAACTAGTTGGTTTTGAGATGAGAATTGAAATATATAACTCCGAGAAAACAAATTTGGGACTACTTTTCTagatttcttgcttttgttgcTTAGTATCTCAGGACAATGACTATTAACTTAGATTTAGTTTAAGGATTCTTGTAGCTTCAGCCATGTGTTTGTTGATTTGATGCAAAGAACTAAATCTGGTTTAGTGTATATATTGAACTCGATCATCACTTGCTTAGGGCTGAAATGAGGATCAACTTGTCTAGACATAGCAATCTGGAAAGTACATTAGACATCTTTTCATTTGGTTTTTCACTAATATTTTAGTTCATTTAGATTATGCATGCATTTTCCCATGTTATTGTGTTGACTACGATGcattaaaaaatatcatcttgAGAGTTTCAAAAGGAAGgtgagtaaattttttttttataaaggaaACCAGGTTGGATAAAAGTTATTTGCTGGTTTCTAGGTCTTTAAAATTCCAACATTCTAACTTAGCTTCAATGCTTTTATTCTGCATCAGTAGCTTGAAACAAAATCTTAGACAATTAATGAAATTGAGAAAAATAAGTCTCGTTCGAGACTTTTATTTTCTCTCACTGCTTCTACATTCAGTGTTATATGGAGGAGCTGCTCTTGCCCGATACAATAATTGGCTAAAGCACTGATCCAAAATTCTCGAGTCTAGAATTACCCACTTTTTGTTGGACTAAACTGGAGTATTAAAATGAGGATTCTAACTCACGACATTGTGGGATGACATGATCAATCAAGGCACCAGGTTAACAGGTTGAGGCCTGGTTGGTGAAAGAAAATTGCTCGAATGCAATTCTTTTATGAATGCCATTGCATCTAAAGGTTAGACCTGTAGACGAGACaagatgcataattttatattttcaacATGAACTGGCCCAATTTGCTTTGTTGTATCGGTTCCTAGCTGGAACAGAATTCCCTGTGGAAGATCAATTGACATGTTCTTCGAACATTTATACATTTTTGTACCTTGATTCATCTGGCACATGTCTGAAATTAATGACGTCAATTTCAAAAGGTGAAAGAATCTTGTTTTTATTTCAGATTAACCACATACAATGCAAATAATAAGAATCTTATCATAGTTATACAGCTAATTTTACCATGACTGAGTGGATAATGCGAGTACCGTACATGATGTGTAGGTTAAACAAAGAGTTTTTCGATCACCTACGAGTTGAGCTTGGACAACTCCGTTTTGCAGTCAATAGAACTACGGTATTACTAGATGAGCGACTTTTTGTCCGTGCAAAAAACAATCAAAGTGCAGTTTGAGTTACATTATTATTTGTGCGCAGGAGATGGAGGACAGGTTGATTGAGCTGGAAGCAATGCAGAAGGTCTTGCAAGAGGGCACAGGTTCTTTTACTTTTTGGCATTCTGGAGCTCAACTTGCATATGACATCAAACTGCTCTGTTTCCAAACTGATATTGGCTTCCTGTATATTGTTGCCTCAGAAGCATATGATAAGATGCAAACTGATCTCGTATCAGCCAAAGAAAGGCTTATGAAAATACTGCAGTCTAAAGACAGGAAATCAACTGTAAGATCAGCATGTCGGATCCACACACACTGATAATTATTTTGATACTGTAATCACCAAGTTTGATGGTACGGTTTTTCCTTGTGAGCAGTTGCTCGAGATGGTTGAGAGGAATGAGCTGAGCAGATCTATTTTGGCGCTGCTTGACGAGAACATAGCGAGCGCGATAAGTAACAATCAGGTTGCTCATATGCCACTCTCTTTGCTGCCTTTCACAATTGGCTTCTTCTTCACTTACACAGTTGATGGTTCACTTTGCAGAAAGaagctgcagcttttatggaggaTGTGCGTTCAACTATTCTGAAGTATATGACAGTATGATATATGCAAACTCATTCTTTTGTGAACTTGAATGCTCCATTGTTCCTGCAAATTTCATGTATGTTATGTCGTCAGATGTTTGTGTAGCAAGTTGATGGCGAAGCATGAAGATTCTCTCAAAATTACCTTTAGCTGACTATTTTTGTTGTTGATTGTTATTTGTGTTTAATGTGATTCAGAATAGTCTACCAATGCAGTTTCAGTTTCTGACGAAGGCAAACATAAATAGTCTTACCATAAAAAATGCTTAATCTAAATCTTTAAATATATGTATTTTCCATTAATGATGATGAATGTATCTATCAAAATGTGTCTTTTACATGAAAAAAGGGAAGGTTAAGGAAAATTTATCTTGCATATtttttctattcatattcaccttTGGATTAACCTTAGTTAAGGTAACCATGATATTAATATTTAGGTTCGGAGGTTTCTGGAAGTCATATGAACCTTTTGAGGGGTATTATCGTCATTTTGTATCTGACAAGGGATACGTAGGTAAATAAAGCTGTTCTTCTTGGCGAGTTGGGCTTTGATCTGTAAAACGCTTCTCCACGAAGCAATCCGCGGGGGGATTTCACGTGTGACCGAGCCTGGATTCGGGAATTCGAGACCATAGGTTGGCCGACGCGTGTCTACGTTGGAACAAAGTGGGCTGGACCCCAGCCAATTGTGCGTTGAATCGGTTGACGAAGCTCGAAACCGTGTCTGGGATCACACTGCGAGACGCACCCATCAAGCCCCACCGAAACGGAAAGCGGTCCCGCAGCCGCAAACACGTGTCAGGCTCCAAGCGTCCGCAGACGGTGTACCGCGATGCACCGGACACGTGTCCGTCGAGGGGAATAGTTTCGTCATTTCGCCTATGGACTCCACCCTCAAAAGTCGCGTCTGCTGCTCCGCCGAACCACTGTTGGAGCTCAACTCCAGGCCTGTTATCCCACTAATACCATCTGCTAACGCCTCGCCACGTAGTGGATTGATCTAACCCGCGGCGCATCCGATCAATGCACCTAGAAAAATCCCCCGCCGTTTAAAATCCCGCGAGGGGCGGAATAAAATCCCCAAAAATTTGACGTTCGATCTTCATCAGACGGTTCCCGTGAATCGGCGGTGCCCATTAAAAGAGAGGCTCGAAACCAAACCCTAgctcggtctctctctctctccaccccaCCGCCGACGACGTGACGCGCTTCAACGACCGTTACTTTGCCCCTTCTTTAGATCGTGATCTTGCGAGGGAAggcgaagaggaagagaaggaatcTGAATCGGCGTCGAAGTATTTAAATCTTGAACTCAATTTAAAGAGGGGGAAAGGGATCGAAACGATCGGATCGGAATTTGGCCATGCGTGGGTGTTAGGAATCGACGATGAGGGGGTTCtttgggggaggagaatatggttGTGACGCGGCGGCACGCAAGGCCGGAAAGCAATAACGCGGCGCGGCTGAAGCTGTACAGGGCGGCGGAGGCGGAGATAGGGTCGCGGGTGTTCCCCCTGCCGGCGCCGCCTCCGGCGCCCATGCCCTCGGTGGGGGCCCGGCGATCAACGAGGGTGTACGTCGCCAAGGCATCTTCCGCATCCGCGGCCGCCAATGCCTGCGGCGACGGCGACTCCAGGGTTCTCCGTTCCGGGAAGCGGTCCGCTTCATGGAAGAACAGGGATGCGTGGTTGGGGGCCTTTGGCGGCGATGCGACGGCGGATCTCCGATGGTGGCAAGGGGAGGAAGGGGAAAAGCGTGATCTTGGTGGTCCGACTGTGCGGAACGACGCGGAGGCTTGCGCTGGTGTGGTCGTGACGGAGTCTCCGGAATTTGATGTTCCCAATGACAATTTGGATTCTCCGCAAGGGAAGAAGTTTGGGATAGTTTATCGGCGTAAGCGGCAGAGGCAACTTCAGAGTAGTGCGGTGTTATCATCTTTGTCCGCGGGTGATGGGACTGCCGAGATAGACAGAAGATTTGGGTTGTTTTTCAGTCGGAAAGGTTGCAGGAAGAGGTTAAAGGTGGCGCCTTTATACGAAGGAATCAAATGCGAACCAGCAAACGTTGACATGGACCCTGTGGAAACCTCGATGAAGAGAAGAGTTTCGAAAAGAGAGCTTAGGGCTGCGGTATCTGCACTTAACTTTGCAAAGAAGATCGGCATTATGGAAGATAGTTTGTGCACTTGCATCGGTGGTCCTGTGGTGCTCTTGCTGCTTGTGGAGCTCTCGTGCTTGGGCAGTTCACTTTTCTTCTCGAGACTCCTGATTGCCATCCTTAGATGGACGAGGAGGGCCACGGTGTCAGTTCGGGAATTTGCTTTCTTCCTACTATCCGGGTCCTTGGCAAGTGTCTTCTCTCAGCAGGGAGTCCACGTATTACCAATCCGGTGGCACAGAGATGTAAGTTTGTTCTCTTTAGATGTTTATTCTCAGTTTTTTGCTTTCAATATTGATATCTGGTATGCCTAAATGTTTGAGTGCACTTCTCTTCCTATATTTTGTTTCAGAATAATCTGTTCACAAATGCTCTACCTTCTTTCGGGCTATGCAAGATTTATGGTGCGCGACTGTCTGTTCCATTAGTATGGCTTGATTTTTCAGCCCTTCCGTTCTACTTTAGGAGCTTGCACATCAGCATGCTTGTTGGGTCCCTTTATTTCCCTTGTGTTCTTAAGAGGCACTCAATGTACTCGCATCCTGATCCCTCTGCAATGGTTGATACTGGACAAACTATTAGTCATACTCTCAAGGAGGCAGGTTATTTGGGAACTAAACTTTCGGGTACCCTTGTTTTTGAGAAGCACAATTCTAAGAATGATGCTTACAAGTCCATTACACGAAACACAACTATTTTCTGTGGTTCAAGGCTAAGCATGCTTCGCAGAAAGAGAAGTTCCTCTAGATTTTTTAGAAGTCGGAACCCGTCTTTGATGAGTTCTCATCCAGAGGCCCCACTATCATTACACTCTAGCCAGAGTGGTTCTAGCAGTTCTTCTGAAGCTGAAGCAGGTTTTCTACCGGAACCCATGATAAGGCCATTATTTATTGAAGTGCCTGATGCCTGTGCTGAGGACTCGTTCAGTTGCAAAGATGAGAGTGATGTGTCAACTCCTATCAGTTTTCATCGGAAGCAGAGGAAGTCTGCCAAGAAGAGCCCCGTAGAGCAGAATAGGGAACTGAAATCTGCTTTGGCGGAGGTGAAGCAGAACATAGACTCTGTACATTGCAATGCAAATGTCTTAGTTACTGATGCTGACAGGTGTTGGAGAGAGGAAGGTTTTGAGGTCATGTTGTTGTTGGCCTCTAAGGAATGGTGTATAGCAGTTAAATCACAGGGTGAAGTGAGGTACTTGCATAGGCCTCTGGATATGAGGCCTTGTTTTGTCAATCGATTCACTCATGCCTATATGTGGGCTGGAGATGGTAGGTGGAAGCTTGAGTTTTTGGATAAGTGGGATTGGCTTGTGTTCAAGGAACTGCACATGGAATGTCATGAGCGAAATATGCAGATGTCCTCCAGGATGATTCCTGTGCCCGTGTTTAAGGAGGTCCCTGGTTATGAGGATGATGCTGGAGCTACTTTTGGGTGCCCTGGTGAGTACATCAGAATGATGGATGATGAAGTTCAGCGGGCTTTATCAAGCAAAATTGCTATGTATGATATGGACTCAGGGGATGAACAGTGGCTCATTAAGTATAATTCTAGCATTCTACATATAGAGACTAGTGAATTTGTTGATATTACAAAAGACAGTTTTGAGGAAATAATTTATGCAATGGAGAAGGATGCTTACAGCAATGTGGATGATGTATTTGACAAGGAAAAAGCATTAGATCTTTATCAGCATTTCGGAAAGAGGGAGATGTTGAATGCCATCTATGACTATTGGATAAGAAAGAGGAACAAGAGACATGCTGCTTTAGTTAGAGAGTTTCAGGTATCTGTAagtattatatttttctttttcttgttcttttttgaAGTTTTATAGCTCGTAATTAAGTAGCAAAATCAAGTTTACTATTTTACTGGTTGCTTCCGTTATCTATAGTTTATTATTGCTGGCAAGTTGGCTGGGTACAGTTTATTGTGGATTTTTTTTCACTTTGCTAATATATGGTTTAAGTGCTGACAACTCTTGTGGTTTTAATAAATTTTTCATCAAAAAGCCCAAGGTTTGATGCCTACTACAGCTGCAgtgttgattttttttgtttgatgaaGTTTTTATGGTTTTTAATTGAATAAAATTGTTAATGACTTGATCACAACTCTTGGTTCTTTATTTCTATTTTCTTTCTTGTGAGAGTTCATTGCAAAATTTTATTGCATCATCTGTACTATGAATTTCCTCATCGTGAATTTTCCTCACAGTGGATTAATGTCTAACATGTTCTGGTTTTAATTATCACCTATAAATGTAATGATCATGCATCAGTATCATGTTTCACAACTTTTCTGCGATTTGTCTAGTCTGAGGACAACATTAATTGTTCTGTTGATACCCTTTGTGCTTAAGATGCTGGTTGCTTGAATAATTCACTTCTCGTTTTTTGGTAATGATTTATGTTAAACTCTTTTTTGGTTTTGACTTATTGTCTGACTTGGTGCCCTTAATATACTTTTCAACAGGGTCCACCTTTGCGGA belongs to Musa acuminata AAA Group cultivar baxijiao chromosome BXJ1-11, Cavendish_Baxijiao_AAA, whole genome shotgun sequence and includes:
- the LOC103972152 gene encoding uncharacterized protein LOC103972152, which encodes MAAMIVPSAAAVVVKTFTLRRRQNRRILCVGWDPEGILGPPQRGHIARLDLKRRLEKDAVAREAFDRQLREEREQRRKRREARVVPETTEGLIEYFLDSEARDIEVEIGRLRPRLNKEFFDHLRVELGQLRFAVNRTTEMEDRLIELEAMQKVLQEGTEAYDKMQTDLVSAKERLMKILQSKDRKSTLLEMVERNELSRSILALLDENIASAISNNQKEAAAFMEDVRSTILKYMTV
- the LOC103972153 gene encoding uncharacterized protein LOC103972153 isoform X2 translates to MVVTRRHARPESNNAARLKLYRAAEAEIGSRVFPLPAPPPAPMPSVGARRSTRVYVAKASSASAAANACGDGDSRVLRSGKRSASWKNRDAWLGAFGGDATADLRWWQGEEGEKRDLGGPTVRNDAEACAGVVVTESPEFDVPNDNLDSPQGKKFGIVYRRKRQRQLQSSAVLSSLSAGDGTAEIDRRFGLFFSRKGCRKRLKVAPLYEGIKCEPANVDMDPVETSMKRRVSKRELRAAVSALNFAKKIGIMEDSLCTCIGGPVVLLLLVELSCLGSSLFFSRLLIAILRWTRRATVSVREFAFFLLSGSLASVFSQQGVHVLPIRWHRDNNLFTNALPSFGLCKIYGARLSVPLVWLDFSALPFYFRSLHISMLVGSLYFPCVLKRHSMYSHPDPSAMVDTGQTISHTLKEAGYLGTKLSGTLVFEKHNSKNDAYKSITRNTTIFCGSRLSMLRRKRSSSRFFRSRNPSLMSSHPEAPLSLHSSQSGSSSSSEAEAGFLPEPMIRPLFIEVPDACAEDSFSCKDESDVSTPISFHRKQRKSAKKSPVEQNRELKSALAEVKQNIDSVHCNANVLVTDADRCWREEGFEVMLLLASKEWCIAVKSQGEVRYLHRPLDMRPCFVNRFTHAYMWAGDGRWKLEFLDKWDWLVFKELHMECHERNMQMSSRMIPVPVFKEVPGYEDDAGATFGCPGEYIRMMDDEVQRALSSKIAMYDMDSGDEQWLIKYNSSILHIETSEFVDITKDSFEEIIYAMEKDAYSNVDDVFDKEKALDLYQHFGKREMLNAIYDYWIRKRNKRHAALVREFQGPPLRRVQLAHKPFLRKKRSTKRQRVQTPRAKPEVISQAGTNVEDLQRVQEAENAANRAVEFAIHLRNRAQILMANAELAVYKSVMALRIAESMGASDSPDLASFILD
- the LOC103972153 gene encoding uncharacterized protein LOC103972153 isoform X1, whose amino-acid sequence is MVVTRRHARPESNNAARLKLYRAAEAEIGSRVFPLPAPPPAPMPSVGARRSTRVYVAKASSASAAANACGDGDSRVLRSGKRSASWKNRDAWLGAFGGDATADLRWWQGEEGEKRDLGGPTVRNDAEACAGVVVTESPEFDVPNDNLDSPQGKKFGIVYRRKRQRQLQSSAVLSSLSAGDGTAEIDRRFGLFFSRKGCRKRLKVAPLYEGIKCEPANVDMDPVETSMKRRVSKRELRAAVSALNFAKKIGIMEDSLCTCIGGPVVLLLLVELSCLGSSLFFSRLLIAILRWTRRATVSVREFAFFLLSGSLASVFSQQGVHVLPIRWHRDNNLFTNALPSFGLCKIYGARLSVPLVWLDFSALPFYFRSLHISMLVGSLYFPCVLKRHSMYSHPDPSAMVDTGQTISHTLKEAGYLGTKLSGTLVFEKHNSKNDAYKSITRNTTIFCGSRLSMLRRKRSSSRFFRSRNPSLMSSHPEAPLSLHSSQSGSSSSSEAEAGFLPEPMIRPLFIEVPDACAEDSFSCKDESDVSTPISFHRKQRKSAKKSPVEQNRELKSALAEVKQNIDSVHCNANVLVTDADRCWREEGFEVMLLLASKEWCIAVKSQGEVRYLHRPLDMRPCFVNRFTHAYMWAGDGRWKLEFLDKWDWLVFKELHMECHERNMQMSSRMIPVPVFKEVPGYEDDAGATFGCPGEYIRMMDDEVQRALSSKIAMYDMDSGDEQWLIKYNSSILHIETSEFVDITKDSFEEIIYAMEKDAYSNVDDVFDKEKALDLYQHFGKREMLNAIYDYWIRKRNKRHAALVREFQVSGPPLRRVQLAHKPFLRKKRSTKRQRVQTPRAKPEVISQAGTNVEDLQRVQEAENAANRAVEFAIHLRNRAQILMANAELAVYKSVMALRIAESMGASDSPDLASFILD